In a single window of the Flavobacterium sp. W4I14 genome:
- a CDS encoding transposase (product_source=COG3464; cath_funfam=3.20.20.70; cog=COG3464; pfam=PF01610; superfamily=48371) produces MFGCLVWNGMEWILFAKSPLSHIFDKTTEKVFGLAKLAKWHEKVRQSAFKAFNTIARSIQNHYPTILNYFDNRSTNASAESFNAKIKAFRSQFRGVKCIKFLLYRLTQLYA; encoded by the coding sequence ATGTTCGGGTGTCTAGTTTGGAACGGAATGGAGTGGATACTATTTGCGAAATCTCCACTCAGCCACATATTTGATAAAACCACTGAAAAAGTATTTGGCCTGGCCAAATTAGCTAAATGGCATGAAAAAGTAAGACAGTCCGCCTTTAAGGCTTTCAATACGATTGCCAGGTCAATTCAGAATCACTATCCTACCATTCTAAACTATTTTGATAACAGATCTACAAATGCTTCTGCCGAATCTTTCAATGCCAAAATCAAAGCATTCAGATCCCAATTCCGAGGAGTGAAATGTATAAAATTTTTGCTATACAGGCTAACTCAACTGTATGCTTAA
- a CDS encoding aldose 1-epimerase (product_source=KO:K01785; cath_funfam=2.70.98.10; cleavage_site_network=SignalP-noTM; cog=COG2017; ko=KO:K01785; pfam=PF01263; superfamily=74650; tigrfam=TIGR02636) has translation MKKIFLKALPFATLCLAVAFTSCNQKSDKGTQTTEGTDSSKYTTTIDGKSVKLYTLKNKQGASVSITNYGGRVVSLLVPDKNNKLTDVVLGYDSVGSYRKKGEPFFGALIGRYGNRIGKGKFTLEGKEYTLQLNDGVNTLHGGTDGFFSKVWDAKQLDGQKLELSYVSNDGEAGYPGKLDVKVTYTLTDDNALQIDYLATTDKTTVVNLTNHAYFNLNGEGNNTILDHELTIDANAYTPVDSTLIPTGKLTPVAGTAFDFNKAKTIGKSIEENDQQLKFGKGYDHNFVLTHHDGKTAIATVKSPVTGITMEVYTTEPGLQFYSGNFLTGADKDGKGGKSYPHRSAFCLETQHFPDAPNHANFASTVLKPGETYKTSTTYKFLK, from the coding sequence ATGAAAAAAATATTTCTTAAGGCTTTGCCCTTCGCTACATTGTGTTTAGCTGTAGCTTTTACTTCTTGTAACCAAAAATCAGATAAAGGGACACAAACAACTGAGGGAACTGATTCGTCAAAATACACCACTACCATCGATGGGAAAAGTGTGAAACTTTATACTTTAAAAAACAAACAAGGTGCTTCAGTTTCCATTACCAATTACGGAGGTAGGGTAGTATCGCTTTTAGTTCCAGATAAAAATAATAAGTTAACAGATGTGGTTTTAGGCTATGATAGTGTGGGTTCGTACCGCAAAAAAGGTGAGCCGTTTTTTGGTGCCTTAATTGGTAGATACGGAAACCGCATTGGTAAAGGTAAATTTACGCTCGAAGGAAAAGAATATACGCTACAGCTTAATGACGGTGTTAATACCCTCCACGGTGGTACAGATGGCTTTTTCTCGAAAGTTTGGGATGCTAAACAATTAGATGGACAAAAATTAGAGTTGAGTTATGTTTCAAATGACGGCGAAGCAGGTTATCCAGGAAAATTAGATGTTAAGGTAACTTATACCTTAACTGATGATAATGCTTTACAGATTGATTATTTAGCTACTACTGATAAAACGACGGTTGTAAATTTAACCAATCATGCTTATTTCAACCTAAATGGTGAGGGAAACAACACGATTTTGGATCATGAACTAACGATTGATGCAAATGCATACACGCCAGTAGATTCTACCCTGATTCCAACCGGGAAATTAACTCCCGTAGCTGGAACAGCATTTGATTTCAATAAAGCGAAAACCATCGGAAAATCGATCGAAGAAAATGATCAGCAGTTAAAGTTCGGCAAAGGTTACGATCATAATTTTGTATTGACCCACCATGATGGCAAAACGGCTATTGCAACCGTTAAAAGTCCGGTTACAGGAATAACAATGGAAGTTTATACCACCGAGCCAGGATTACAGTTTTACAGTGGTAATTTCTTAACGGGTGCTGATAAAGACGGTAAAGGTGGGAAATCATATCCTCACCGTTCAGCTTTCTGCTTAGAAACACAACATTTTCCTGATGCACCAAATCATGCAAATTTTGCATCGACAGTGCTTAAACCAGGTGAAACTTATAAAACGAGTACAACATACAAGTTTTTGAAATAA
- a CDS encoding DNA-binding HxlR family transcriptional regulator (product_source=COG1733; cath_funfam=1.10.10.10; cog=COG1733; pfam=PF01638; superfamily=46785), producing METPIKREATCEQELAAIRDSLEILGGKWKLRIMRYLNNHIDEKNTFKKIQREVEGISAKMLSKELRELEINLLVTRTVMETRPVTVNYAMTEYGLSVFPVTETLVDWGLNHREKIK from the coding sequence ATGGAAACACCAATCAAACGGGAAGCGACCTGCGAGCAGGAGCTGGCGGCTATCCGAGATAGTCTGGAAATACTTGGCGGCAAGTGGAAACTACGGATTATGCGGTATCTTAACAATCATATAGATGAAAAAAACACATTTAAGAAGATCCAGCGGGAGGTTGAGGGTATATCTGCAAAAATGCTTTCCAAAGAGTTGCGGGAACTTGAAATAAACCTCCTCGTTACCCGAACGGTTATGGAAACCAGACCTGTTACCGTGAATTATGCAATGACAGAATATGGGCTAAGTGTTTTCCCGGTCACCGAAACATTGGTTGATTGGGGATTAAACCACCGTGAAAAAATAAAGTAG
- a CDS encoding putative transcriptional regulator (product_source=KO:K07727; cath_funfam=1.10.260.40; cog=COG3655; ko=KO:K07727; pfam=PF13443; smart=SM00530; superfamily=47413), protein MGIVVNLDVMMAKRKMSLNMLSELTNITLSNLSILKQGKIKAVRLSTLEAVCKALNCQPGDILEYRNDIEDN, encoded by the coding sequence ATGGGTATTGTTGTAAATCTTGATGTCATGATGGCAAAGAGAAAGATGTCCCTTAATATGCTTTCTGAACTTACGAATATTACGTTGTCGAACCTATCTATTTTGAAGCAGGGTAAAATCAAAGCTGTACGACTAAGTACTCTCGAGGCAGTTTGTAAAGCATTGAATTGTCAACCAGGCGATATTTTAGAATATAGAAATGACATCGAGGACAATTAG
- a CDS encoding hypothetical protein (product_source=Hypo-rule applied; cath_funfam=1.10.287.90; pfam=PF11188; superfamily=81464; transmembrane_helix_parts=Inside_1_16,TMhelix_17_39,Outside_40_88,TMhelix_89_108,Inside_109_127,TMhelix_128_150,Outside_151_164,TMhelix_165_187,Inside_188_204): MTTSKSILKRISQAVNVIWYLEIIAGIIFIAAFLASANIRKQFMLMLPVDFAQLNLRKIESLNRNFENARLDGYSGTLVFHIESNWKNIAGMTGVYILLIGILIFITYHVRQIFKNFENNLHFINNNIIHLRLIAGIITIMPIVQIVLMLVANHVIEDNLKLVPFLNLSTSFNFGLFIAGITLFSVIEIFKLGIELEEEQKLTV; encoded by the coding sequence ATGACAACATCAAAATCAATTCTTAAAAGAATATCACAGGCTGTAAACGTCATATGGTATTTAGAAATCATTGCAGGTATAATATTTATAGCAGCTTTTTTAGCATCAGCAAATATTAGAAAGCAATTTATGCTAATGCTGCCTGTAGATTTTGCGCAGCTTAATTTAAGGAAAATAGAGTCGCTCAACCGCAATTTTGAGAATGCGAGACTAGACGGTTATTCTGGAACATTGGTTTTTCATATTGAATCAAATTGGAAAAACATCGCTGGCATGACGGGTGTATATATTTTACTTATAGGAATTTTAATTTTTATAACTTATCATGTAAGGCAAATCTTTAAGAACTTCGAGAATAACCTGCATTTTATCAATAATAATATCATTCACCTTAGATTGATTGCTGGAATTATCACTATAATGCCCATCGTGCAAATTGTATTAATGCTGGTAGCAAATCATGTAATTGAGGATAACTTAAAACTTGTGCCTTTCCTTAATTTATCAACATCTTTTAATTTTGGTCTTTTCATTGCAGGAATTACGTTGTTTTCTGTGATAGAAATATTCAAGCTTGGAATTGAATTGGAAGAAGAACAAAAACTAACTGTTTAA
- a CDS encoding hypothetical protein (product_source=Hypo-rule applied; superfamily=64438; transmembrane_helix_parts=Inside_1_6,TMhelix_7_24,Outside_25_84,TMhelix_85_107,Inside_108_179) has product MLSKQTSKLSVISLCLILGILAFFNSCKKNPKPEDPIASAKDWYLNDNVNGNTILQSSKGTRQVIKQDVDWSTARTFKLDDGSDVVSVPVKMVLGEGALGGSYMLLIDKFKSNYRVQVAFSPEKEYFNDRISDNGMIAVYKQTTNNNLMYVPRKNNKDKLMAITCTSWYLTTTYYDYNG; this is encoded by the coding sequence ATGTTATCCAAACAAACATCAAAGCTCTCTGTAATTAGCTTGTGCCTCATCCTTGGGATATTAGCTTTTTTTAATTCCTGCAAAAAAAACCCAAAACCAGAAGATCCGATAGCGAGTGCCAAAGACTGGTACTTAAATGACAATGTAAATGGCAATACCATACTTCAATCAAGTAAGGGTACTAGACAAGTGATCAAGCAAGATGTAGACTGGAGTACCGCAAGGACATTCAAGCTTGATGACGGAAGCGATGTGGTAAGTGTTCCTGTAAAAATGGTTTTAGGCGAAGGAGCGCTTGGAGGAAGCTATATGCTCCTAATCGACAAATTTAAAAGTAACTATCGGGTGCAAGTAGCTTTTAGCCCTGAAAAAGAGTACTTTAACGATCGTATCAGTGATAATGGGATGATAGCTGTCTATAAACAGACTACCAACAATAATCTTATGTATGTTCCGCGTAAAAATAACAAAGATAAACTGATGGCCATTACCTGCACCAGCTGGTATCTGACAACAACTTATTATGATTATAATGGATAA
- a CDS encoding trans-2,3-dihydro-3-hydroxyanthranilate isomerase (product_source=KO:K06998; cath_funfam=3.10.310.10; cog=COG0384; ko=KO:K06998; pfam=PF02567; superfamily=54506; tigrfam=TIGR00654), translating to MKKKVDYYVLDVFTDQKFKGNQLSVVYTEEQLELEQYYDIAREFGYSETSFVNYSAAEKVFSVRSFTPANFEITGAGHNLLGAVCLAILKKWDIFREQNGQAWVLMAGEKIPLKITEKDGIPYVGMKQRPAEIMVTVPASIIAEAIGLGTEDLTLNEWNINIVKTEVGHLMVPIKNSEFLSKAVLRKSLLKEASSKFGFEGCYLFTTEHGKSEFLAETRFFNPSIGIDEDPATGTAAGPLTGYLEKLGYVEKNQSYRILQGAHVSRPSVIETEVVDDGIWISGSSIIVMEGVMYLD from the coding sequence ATGAAAAAGAAAGTTGACTATTATGTACTGGATGTTTTTACGGATCAAAAATTTAAAGGAAATCAATTGTCTGTAGTTTATACTGAGGAACAATTGGAATTGGAACAATATTATGACATCGCCAGGGAGTTTGGATATTCAGAAACTTCTTTTGTAAATTATTCGGCAGCTGAAAAAGTGTTTAGCGTAAGGTCATTTACGCCAGCGAATTTTGAGATTACCGGAGCTGGACATAATCTTTTGGGTGCAGTATGCCTGGCTATCTTAAAAAAATGGGATATTTTCCGCGAACAAAATGGACAGGCCTGGGTGTTAATGGCGGGTGAAAAGATTCCCCTTAAGATCACTGAGAAAGATGGAATTCCTTACGTTGGCATGAAACAGCGGCCTGCTGAAATCATGGTAACGGTACCTGCCAGCATAATCGCCGAAGCCATTGGACTAGGTACTGAAGATCTTACCCTTAACGAATGGAATATCAATATTGTAAAAACAGAAGTGGGACACCTGATGGTTCCCATAAAGAATTCGGAATTCTTAAGCAAAGCGGTATTGCGTAAAAGTCTTTTGAAAGAAGCTTCCTCTAAATTCGGATTTGAAGGTTGCTATCTTTTTACTACTGAACATGGCAAAAGTGAATTTCTTGCAGAAACACGTTTTTTTAACCCCAGTATTGGTATCGATGAAGATCCCGCTACCGGAACTGCAGCGGGTCCTTTAACCGGTTACCTTGAAAAGCTTGGCTATGTGGAAAAAAACCAAAGTTATCGCATCTTACAAGGTGCTCATGTTAGTAGGCCTTCTGTTATTGAAACAGAAGTAGTGGACGATGGAATTTGGATAAGCGGATCTTCTATAATCGTTATGGAAGGTGTAATGTATTTAGATTGA
- a CDS encoding hypothetical protein (product_source=Hypo-rule applied) — translation MVTGYLLLTIKYGNTNQTGSDLRAGAGGYPR, via the coding sequence ATGGTTACCGGTTACCTTTTGTTAACTATCAAATATGGAAACACCAATCAAACGGGAAGCGACCTGCGAGCAGGAGCTGGCGGCTATCCGAGATAG
- a CDS encoding hypothetical protein (product_source=Hypo-rule applied; pfam=PF10263; superfamily=55486) produces MREIIDSVTNPCIKTQVALAGSAQTTIRNIMREVFGGPSEVESLNLTFKDVTNLPNTTSGDAKRWSATNNDFEIRLNQNTLKVSSKEYILSTVYHEILHAYMFSKLTPGPDGRYNITSQHEDMANKYVILMTGALKIAFPNISDQEAWGLSWGGLEDTNLYTTKLTQAQRDAISETNRRHTHETATDKQGTYCN; encoded by the coding sequence TTGAGGGAAATTATAGATAGTGTCACCAATCCTTGCATTAAAACCCAGGTTGCTTTGGCAGGCTCTGCTCAGACAACTATCAGAAATATAATGAGAGAAGTTTTTGGTGGCCCAAGTGAGGTTGAAAGTTTAAATTTAACATTCAAAGATGTTACCAATTTGCCGAATACCACTTCTGGAGATGCCAAAAGATGGAGTGCCACCAATAATGATTTTGAAATCCGATTGAATCAGAACACACTAAAGGTTTCTTCAAAGGAATATATTTTAAGCACAGTTTACCACGAGATTTTGCATGCGTATATGTTCAGTAAATTAACTCCCGGTCCAGATGGAAGATACAATATTACCTCCCAGCATGAAGATATGGCAAATAAATATGTAATTTTAATGACGGGTGCATTGAAAATTGCTTTCCCGAACATCAGTGATCAGGAAGCTTGGGGACTTAGCTGGGGAGGACTGGAAGATACAAATCTTTATACAACAAAATTAACACAGGCACAGAGGGATGCAATAAGCGAAACCAACAGACGGCATACCCACGAAACAGCTACTGACAAACAGGGAACATATTGCAATTAA
- a CDS encoding beta-phosphoglucomutase (product_source=KO:K01838; cath_funfam=1.10.150.240,3.40.50.1000; cog=COG0637; ko=KO:K01838; pfam=PF13419; superfamily=56784; tigrfam=TIGR02009) — protein MHNLNFKPKAFLFDLNGTMINDMEYHTLAWYSIMTEDLGAKLDYENVKKEMYGKNHEVLERVFGKDKFNAEEIERLSIDKEKRYQEGYMPHLALIDGLDRFLERAKEANIPMAIGSAAIPFNIDFVVDGLNIRRYLDAIVSADDVKTSKPDPETFLKAAAALNVAPADCLVFEDAPKGVESALNGGMPCIVLTTTHTIEEFEGYPNILGYITDYNDAKLNTLF, from the coding sequence ATGCATAATTTAAATTTCAAGCCAAAAGCTTTTCTTTTTGATTTGAACGGCACTATGATTAACGATATGGAATACCATACCTTGGCCTGGTACAGCATCATGACAGAAGATTTAGGCGCCAAACTTGATTACGAAAACGTAAAAAAGGAAATGTATGGTAAAAACCACGAAGTTTTAGAACGCGTTTTCGGAAAAGATAAATTTAACGCCGAAGAAATAGAACGCCTTTCTATTGATAAAGAGAAGCGCTATCAGGAAGGCTACATGCCGCATTTAGCACTAATTGATGGACTCGATCGCTTTTTGGAACGCGCAAAAGAGGCTAACATTCCAATGGCGATCGGATCTGCGGCGATACCTTTTAATATAGACTTTGTGGTAGATGGATTGAATATCCGTCGTTACTTGGATGCAATTGTGAGTGCAGATGATGTAAAAACAAGCAAGCCAGATCCTGAAACTTTTTTAAAGGCAGCGGCAGCATTAAATGTTGCACCGGCAGATTGTCTGGTTTTCGAAGACGCACCAAAAGGTGTAGAATCAGCTTTAAATGGGGGCATGCCTTGTATTGTATTAACCACAACACATACTATCGAAGAATTTGAAGGTTATCCGAATATCTTGGGTTATATTACAGATTATAACGATGCTAAATTAAATACGCTATTTTAA
- a CDS encoding hypothetical protein (product_source=Hypo-rule applied) — MKYLLFIFIMLLSSITFGQKTPKLPMFISSCVVKGTKGDAYENTKKNFAHFFAIALSFDAAGKIDTLYYSSKLNPETKKIYALDSSLLKRIKTYNLNFKEYTSKLVLFSYYCYNSTDDSVDYENGFLNSVGNLIPEAVYEKPLIVLKPIVDTSLPSAHGKIK; from the coding sequence ATGAAATATTTATTATTTATTTTTATTATGCTACTGAGTAGCATAACATTTGGGCAGAAAACACCTAAGTTGCCTATGTTTATAAGCAGTTGTGTAGTTAAGGGTACCAAAGGAGATGCTTATGAGAATACAAAAAAGAATTTTGCACACTTTTTTGCAATAGCGTTATCTTTTGATGCAGCGGGAAAAATTGATACCCTGTACTATTCAAGCAAGTTGAATCCCGAAACAAAAAAAATATATGCGCTTGACAGTTCTTTATTAAAAAGAATTAAAACTTACAACCTTAATTTTAAAGAATATACATCTAAGCTAGTACTTTTTTCTTATTACTGTTACAATTCGACAGATGATTCCGTAGATTATGAAAATGGGTTTTTAAATAGCGTAGGAAATTTAATTCCTGAAGCAGTTTATGAAAAACCTCTAATCGTGTTGAAACCTATAGTTGACACCAGTCTACCATCTGCACACGGAAAAATTAAATAG
- a CDS encoding 8-oxo-dGTP diphosphatase (product_source=KO:K03574; cath_funfam=1.10.10.10,3.90.79.10; cog=COG1051; ko=KO:K03574; pfam=PF00293; superfamily=46785,55811), whose protein sequence is MGKYLNQKPVLVAVDCIIFGYDGDQLKLLVIKRAIEPVKDKWSLMGGFIGEHEDLDGAAKRILLELTGLHDVYLEQLHAYGSPDRDPIERTVSVVYFALIDINKYSKQINDQYHAEWFKLKEVPELIFDHDMMVKAAMDKIRYQAALHPILFELLPKRFTIPQLQALYEQVYDSPIDNRNFIRKITASGLLIKQADKDKSSSRRGAFYFKLDKNKHKAQFQSFLNFIPKASE, encoded by the coding sequence ATGGGAAAATATTTAAATCAAAAACCTGTTCTTGTTGCAGTAGACTGCATTATTTTTGGTTATGACGGCGATCAGCTAAAACTTTTGGTAATAAAAAGAGCAATAGAACCTGTAAAAGATAAATGGAGTTTAATGGGTGGTTTTATCGGTGAACATGAAGATCTTGATGGTGCCGCCAAAAGGATTTTATTGGAATTAACAGGATTACACGATGTTTACCTGGAGCAACTTCATGCTTATGGCAGTCCTGATCGGGATCCTATCGAACGTACGGTTTCGGTAGTTTACTTTGCACTGATCGATATTAATAAATACAGTAAACAGATCAATGATCAGTACCATGCCGAGTGGTTTAAGCTAAAAGAAGTTCCCGAATTAATTTTCGACCACGATATGATGGTTAAGGCCGCTATGGATAAAATCCGTTATCAGGCAGCCCTTCATCCTATTTTATTTGAGCTTTTACCAAAACGGTTTACTATACCGCAATTGCAGGCTTTATACGAGCAGGTTTATGATTCGCCGATAGATAACCGGAACTTTATCCGTAAGATTACAGCCAGTGGATTGTTAATTAAACAAGCCGACAAGGACAAATCAAGCTCCCGCCGTGGGGCCTTTTATTTTAAACTGGACAAAAACAAACACAAGGCACAGTTTCAGTCTTTTCTCAATTTTATCCCAAAAGCGAGTGAATAG